A DNA window from Turicibacter sp. TJ11 contains the following coding sequences:
- a CDS encoding M23 family metallopeptidase, giving the protein MKFKERMTNLKNKKLFKKIDPISFALVVLLGASATFAGVQLALTGINDPAVSNPSDVVYTNEDGTTTVNKTTDAETVALLQEVIQSPLEGEDVIVAKTFYDQTADTSVQVNSIFSYQVGETMYTHESKGVTLKTSDNEATNVVAALSGTVLNVKDEVLKGTVVTIEHKNGVQTVYTGVYDVAVKAGDEIKQGAVIGKTGLSQLEPDSGNVVHFEVIKDEVKVNPETVMDKKLGDL; this is encoded by the coding sequence ATGAAATTCAAAGAAAGAATGACAAATTTAAAAAACAAAAAATTATTCAAAAAAATCGATCCAATTAGTTTTGCGTTAGTCGTATTATTAGGAGCATCAGCAACGTTCGCAGGTGTTCAATTAGCACTAACTGGAATTAATGATCCAGCAGTATCTAATCCATCTGATGTTGTTTATACAAATGAAGATGGAACAACAACGGTTAATAAAACAACAGATGCTGAAACAGTTGCTTTATTACAAGAAGTAATTCAGTCTCCACTTGAAGGTGAAGATGTTATTGTAGCAAAAACATTCTATGATCAAACAGCAGATACATCTGTTCAAGTGAATAGTATTTTTTCTTACCAAGTAGGTGAGACAATGTATACACATGAATCTAAAGGTGTAACATTAAAAACTTCTGACAATGAAGCTACAAACGTTGTTGCAGCTTTATCTGGAACAGTTTTAAATGTAAAAGATGAAGTACTAAAAGGTACAGTTGTGACAATTGAACATAAAAATGGTGTTCAAACAGTTTATACTGGTGTTTATGATGTAGCTGTTAAAGCTGGAGATGAAATTAAACAAGGTGCTGTCATTGGTAAAACAGGACTTTCACAATTAGAACCTGATTCAGGTAATGTTGTGCACTTTGAAGTGATAAAAGATGAAGTTAAAGTCAATCCAGAGACAGTGATGGATAAAAAATTAGGTGATTTATAA
- the spoIID gene encoding stage II sporulation protein D, which yields MKKIVVAVVIFLVTLISIPLSFQVIYQAKTTGELIEKPIGSSSIEKNQQNNTETSGSIAKEQTVTVFREEKNEYIDLPLETYLIGVVSGEMPALYELEALKAQAVAARTYTMQLLNSQDAIYDTVKHQVYLDNEQLKEKWKDKFDIYYEKVSQAVMETAGQVITYEEELIKPFYFSISNGYTENSEDYWSTAYPYLKSVNSEWDTTAPNYEVETEFTIDQLRIKFDNNKLTKDSFIILNKTEGNNVDEILVGDKVYSGREFREILSLRSADFSLNFSDNKVTITTYGYGHGVGMSQYGANELAKQGKTYDEIISHYYQNVNIIEKYY from the coding sequence ATGAAAAAAATTGTAGTAGCAGTCGTTATTTTTCTTGTAACATTAATTTCAATTCCACTCTCATTTCAAGTCATTTATCAAGCTAAGACAACGGGTGAATTAATTGAAAAACCAATAGGTTCATCTTCTATTGAGAAAAATCAGCAAAATAATACAGAAACAAGCGGATCAATAGCAAAAGAGCAAACGGTGACTGTTTTTCGAGAAGAAAAAAATGAGTATATTGATCTTCCGTTAGAAACTTACTTAATCGGGGTTGTTTCAGGAGAGATGCCAGCTTTATATGAACTTGAAGCTTTAAAAGCGCAAGCAGTGGCAGCAAGAACGTATACGATGCAGCTACTCAACTCTCAAGATGCTATTTATGATACCGTCAAACACCAAGTTTATTTAGATAATGAGCAGTTAAAGGAAAAATGGAAGGATAAGTTTGATATCTATTATGAAAAGGTGTCTCAAGCGGTGATGGAAACAGCTGGTCAAGTCATTACCTATGAAGAAGAACTGATTAAACCTTTTTATTTTTCAATCAGTAATGGATATACAGAAAATTCAGAGGATTACTGGTCAACTGCATATCCTTATTTAAAAAGTGTGAATAGTGAATGGGACACAACTGCTCCAAATTATGAGGTAGAAACTGAGTTTACAATCGATCAACTTCGTATTAAATTTGATAATAATAAGTTAACAAAAGATAGCTTTATCATTTTAAATAAAACAGAGGGGAATAACGTAGATGAGATTTTAGTAGGGGATAAAGTCTATTCAGGACGTGAATTTAGAGAAATTTTAAGTTTAAGATCAGCTGATTTTTCTCTTAATTTTTCTGACAATAAAGTGACAATTACGACATATGGATACGGTCATGGTGTTGGAATGAGTCAATATGGAGCCAATGAATTAGCTAAACAAGGCAAAACTTATGATGAAATCATTAGTCATTACTATCAAAATGTAAATATAATTGAAAAATATTACTAA
- a CDS encoding IS1380 family transposase, translated as MIHQDQLHFNKKIKFNFKGGDLTSDAGLLLIQEFMHHVKFPELLKQHFHLETDQAIRTHTNHELCLQQIFQTIAGYHCADDADELRVEPLLTTLLDKPSLASQPTLSRFTHRLTQETSKQFELINQKLLSQFYQVEAPNHFIFDVDSTHFQTYGHQYGNAFNAHYQAQGFHPLMVFDGMTGDCLKVELRAGNVYTSRNIVSFIGPLLSRYQKEFPSSYRLVRGDSGFAHKELYKLCETLNTNYVIRLKANATLYRLAKEVTDVFFEECSLQYSQQFYGEFDYQAKSWNHPRRVIVQVRRKAGELIPDYLFLVTNMETRPEMVVSLYAKRGTMENYIKECKNGFRMDKVSHKYWMTNVNRIQLVVLAYNLINGFRRLTLPHEFSKMQIETLRTKLIKIAAKRVKQSRRIVFKLCSHYPYKEIFHHCLKTIQLIQLE; from the coding sequence ATGATACATCAAGACCAACTTCATTTCAATAAAAAGATTAAATTTAATTTTAAAGGTGGAGATTTAACGTCGGATGCAGGACTTTTATTAATCCAAGAATTTATGCATCACGTGAAGTTTCCAGAACTATTGAAACAACATTTTCATTTAGAAACTGATCAAGCGATTCGAACTCATACGAATCATGAGCTTTGTCTTCAACAAATCTTTCAAACGATTGCCGGTTACCACTGCGCTGATGATGCGGATGAATTGCGAGTTGAACCTTTATTGACAACTTTGCTTGATAAGCCCTCGTTAGCTTCTCAACCAACTTTATCTCGTTTTACTCATCGATTGACGCAGGAAACAAGTAAGCAATTTGAACTCATCAATCAAAAACTCCTTTCGCAATTTTATCAAGTCGAAGCTCCTAATCATTTTATTTTTGATGTGGATTCCACTCATTTTCAGACCTATGGTCATCAATATGGGAATGCCTTTAATGCTCATTATCAAGCCCAAGGGTTTCATCCCCTCATGGTTTTTGATGGAATGACTGGAGACTGTTTAAAAGTTGAGCTTCGTGCGGGGAATGTCTATACTTCAAGGAATATCGTTTCTTTTATTGGTCCCTTATTATCACGCTATCAAAAGGAGTTTCCATCGAGCTATCGACTCGTTCGCGGAGATAGTGGATTTGCTCATAAAGAACTTTATAAGTTATGCGAAACGTTAAACACAAACTATGTGATCCGTTTAAAGGCAAATGCCACTCTCTATCGTTTAGCTAAAGAAGTAACGGATGTTTTTTTCGAAGAGTGTTCGCTTCAATATTCTCAACAATTCTATGGGGAGTTTGACTATCAGGCAAAGAGTTGGAATCACCCAAGACGTGTCATTGTTCAAGTGAGACGAAAAGCAGGTGAACTCATTCCCGATTATTTATTTTTAGTGACGAACATGGAAACAAGACCAGAGATGGTTGTTAGCCTATACGCTAAACGTGGGACGATGGAAAACTATATCAAAGAGTGTAAAAATGGATTTAGAATGGATAAAGTGAGTCATAAATACTGGATGACTAATGTCAACCGAATTCAACTCGTGGTGTTAGCCTACAATCTCATCAACGGATTCAGACGATTAACGTTACCTCATGAGTTTTCTAAGATGCAGATTGAAACCTTACGCACTAAACTCATTAAAATCGCTGCAAAACGAGTGAAACAATCACGAAGAATCGTGTTCAAACTCTGTAGTCACTATCCCTACAAAGAAATTTTTCATCACTGTTTAAAAACGATCCAGTTGATTCAGTTAGAGTAA
- the atpC gene encoding ATP synthase F1 subunit epsilon, producing the protein MTIRVVTPDKLVFDGEAERVFARGIDGDFAVLHNHIPMMTPLGVGELRIDMNGESSYIAIDSGIFEVSNNHINVLSNDAMMAEDIDVARTKMELERNERQKQNAKTREDLIRSEMEITKLLNQIRVGEKRISG; encoded by the coding sequence ATGACGATTCGCGTAGTAACACCAGATAAACTTGTATTCGATGGAGAAGCAGAACGCGTCTTTGCTCGTGGAATTGATGGAGATTTTGCTGTTTTACACAATCATATTCCAATGATGACACCTTTAGGTGTTGGAGAGTTACGTATTGATATGAATGGAGAAAGTTCATATATTGCCATTGATAGCGGGATTTTTGAGGTATCTAATAACCACATTAATGTCTTATCAAATGATGCGATGATGGCTGAAGACATTGATGTTGCACGTACTAAAATGGAACTTGAACGTAATGAACGTCAAAAACAAAATGCTAAAACACGAGAAGATTTAATTCGATCTGAAATGGAAATTACAAAACTTCTCAACCAAATACGAGTTGGTGAAAAAAGAATCTCTGGATAA
- the atpD gene encoding F0F1 ATP synthase subunit beta produces MATGRIVAVIGPVVDVKFDLDQLPAIYNALTVDYQVDGERKSLTLEVAVQLGDGVVRTVAMDATDGLVRGLEVVDTGSAISVPVGDVTLGRIFNVLGQPVDNKGEVAADAPREGIHKEAPKFDELSTNVEILETGIKVVDLLAPYIKGGKIGLFGGAGVGKTVLIQELINNIAQEHGGISVFAGVGERTREGNDLYHEMTESGVINKTAMVFGQMNEPPGARLRVALTGLTMAEYFRDEMKQDVLLFIDNIFRFTQAGSEVSALLGRMPSAVGYQPTLATEMGQLQERITSTKQGSITSIQAVYVPADDYTDPAPATTFAHLDATTNLERRIAAMGIYPAVDPLASTSRALSPDIIGQEHYDVARQVQMTLQRYRELQDIIAILGMDELSDEDKKVVHRARRIQLFLSQSFHVAEQFTGLKGAYVPVSETVRGFKEILEGKHDDLPEEAFRLVGTIEQAIEKANKMK; encoded by the coding sequence ATGGCAACAGGTCGTATTGTAGCCGTAATCGGACCAGTAGTAGACGTAAAGTTTGATTTAGATCAACTACCTGCTATTTACAATGCCTTAACTGTTGATTATCAAGTTGATGGGGAACGTAAATCATTAACACTTGAAGTTGCTGTGCAACTTGGTGATGGTGTTGTACGTACTGTCGCAATGGATGCAACAGATGGGTTAGTCCGCGGATTAGAAGTTGTCGATACAGGAAGTGCAATCAGCGTTCCAGTAGGAGATGTAACTTTAGGACGTATTTTTAACGTATTAGGTCAACCAGTTGATAATAAAGGAGAAGTAGCAGCGGATGCTCCTCGTGAGGGAATTCATAAAGAGGCTCCTAAGTTTGATGAGTTATCAACAAATGTTGAAATTCTTGAAACAGGAATTAAAGTTGTTGACTTATTAGCACCTTATATTAAGGGTGGAAAAATCGGATTATTCGGTGGTGCCGGAGTAGGTAAAACTGTATTAATTCAGGAATTAATTAATAACATCGCACAAGAGCATGGTGGGATTTCGGTATTCGCAGGTGTAGGAGAACGTACTCGTGAAGGGAACGACTTATACCATGAGATGACTGAATCAGGAGTAATTAACAAAACTGCCATGGTATTTGGACAAATGAATGAACCACCTGGTGCACGTTTACGTGTTGCTTTAACAGGATTAACAATGGCTGAGTATTTCCGTGATGAAATGAAACAAGACGTATTATTATTCATCGATAACATCTTCCGTTTCACACAAGCAGGTTCTGAGGTTTCTGCCTTATTAGGACGTATGCCATCAGCGGTAGGATACCAACCAACATTAGCAACAGAGATGGGACAATTACAAGAACGTATCACATCAACAAAACAAGGATCAATCACTTCAATCCAAGCTGTATACGTACCTGCGGATGACTACACTGACCCAGCGCCAGCTACAACATTCGCTCACTTAGACGCAACAACAAACTTAGAGCGTCGCATTGCTGCGATGGGGATCTATCCAGCAGTAGACCCATTAGCATCAACATCACGCGCTTTATCACCAGATATCATTGGTCAAGAACATTACGATGTAGCTCGTCAAGTTCAGATGACTTTACAACGTTACCGTGAATTACAAGACATCATCGCTATCTTAGGTATGGATGAATTAAGTGATGAAGATAAGAAAGTGGTACACCGCGCACGTCGTATCCAATTATTCTTATCACAAAGCTTCCACGTTGCAGAACAGTTTACAGGATTAAAAGGGGCTTATGTACCAGTTTCTGAAACGGTTCGTGGATTTAAAGAAATTCTTGAAGGAAAACATGACGATTTACCAGAAGAAGCATTCCGCTTAGTTGGAACAATCGAACAAGCTATCGAAAAAGCTAATAAGATGAAATAG